One Fundidesulfovibrio magnetotacticus genomic window, AGGGCCACCGCGCCGGAGCGCCGGGCCATCTGGAAGAGTTCGTACATGAGCGAGAGCAGCTCCATGTAGAAGTCCTTGGAGTCCTCCTTGGCCGTGAACACCTGGGGCAGGTGCTTGAACACGTCCTTTACCACGCTCATGGGCGAGGCGATGAGGAAGGAACCCAGGGCCGCCCCGCCGATGGTCAGGAACTCGTAGGGCTGAAAAAGCACGAAGAGCTTGCCGTGGGAGAGCACGTAGCCCCCGATCACGGAACCCAGCACGACGACGAAACCGATGATGGCGTTCATAAGCCCCGCCCCTCCAGGCGAGTGGTGCGTGACGGCGCGAGGCCACGTTGCCCGGCGGGAGGTGTCCGCCGGACGGCCGTCAGGGACAAATCGGCCGGTTTCCTACATCCCTGGAAGACGGATCAAAGTCAAGCGCGCGTGTCCTGGCGCGGATTCGTCGAGGCGACCGCCCAGGCGGCGCTGGCACGCCCCGAAGCCGCGAGCGGGAGCCGACTCGGCGCCGCCCTGCCCTGCCTGGGCAAAAAAAATCATGCTTTTTTCGATTTCCCCCTCTTCCCTGGTTGGCTTTTCGGATTATTGTCCGTATCACGCTTCCGGCGTTAGCACTCACCACCGGCGAGTGCTAGCACGCCGAATCCAGCACAAACCATCTCGTTGAAGGAGCATACCCACATGAAGCTGAAGCCGTTGAACGACCGCGTTCTGGTGAAGCGCCTCGAAGAAGAAATGGTGACCAAGGGCGGCATCATCATCCCCGACTCCGCCAAGGAAAAGCCCATGCGCGGCGAGGTGATCGCCGTGGGTCCCGGCAAGGTCGGCGACGACGGCAAGCGCTGCAAGCCCGCCGTGGAGAAGGGCGACAAGGTCCTCTTCAACAAGTACGCCGGCACCGAGATCAAGATCGAGGGCGAAGAACACCTCATGATGCGCGAGGACGACATCCTCGCCGTCATCGAAGACTAGTTTTCCCCCTCAACCCACATTTCCCTCAAGGAGAGACACACACATGTCCGCCAAAGAGATCCTCTACGACGCCCAGGCCCGCGAAAAGCTGAAGAAAGGCGTGGACAAGCTCGCCAACGCCGTGAAGGTCACTCTCGGCCCCAAGGGCCGTAACGTGGTCATCGAGAAGAGCTTCGGCTCCCCCGTCATCACCAAGGACGGCGTGACCGTGGCCAAGGAGATCGAACTCTCCGACAAGTTCGAGAACATGGGCGCGCAGATGGTCAAGGAAGTCGCCTCCAAGACCTCCGACGTGGCCGGCGACGGCACCACCACCGCCACCATCCTGGCCCAGGCCGTGTTCCAGGAAGGCGTGAAGCTCGTGGCCGCCGGGCGCAACCCCATGGCCATCAAGCGCGGCATCGACAAGGCCGTCGAAGCCATGGTCGCCGAGCTGGGCGTGCTTGCCAAGCCCACCCGCGACCAGAAGGAGATCGCCCAGGTCGGCACCATCTCCGCCAACTCCGACGCCACCATCGGCAACATCATCGCCGAGGCCATGAACAAGGTCGGCAAGGAAGGCGTGATCACCGTCGAGGAGGCCAAGGGCCTGGAGACCACCCTGGACGTGGTGGAAGGCATGCAGTTCGACCGCGGCTACCTCTCCCCCTACTTCGTCACCGACCCCGAGAAGATGGTCTGCGAGCTCGACGACCCCTTCATCCTGATCAACGAGAAGAAGGTCTCCTCCATGAAGGACCTCCTCCCCGTGCTGGAGCAGGTGGCCAAGATGGCCAAGCCCCTGCTGATCGTGGCTGAAGACGTCGAGGGCGAGGCCCTGGCCACCCTGGTGGTCAACAAGCTGCGCGGCACCCTGCAGGTCTGCGCCGTGAAGGCCCCCGGCTTCGGCGACCGCCGCAAGGCCATGCTCCAGGACATCGCCATCCTCACCGGCGGCCAGGCCGTCTCCGAAGACCTGGGCATCAAGCTCGAGAACATCGGGCTGGCCGACCTGGGCCGCGCCAAGCGCGTGGTGATCGACAAGGAAAACACCACCATCATCGACGGCGCCGGCAAGGCCGAGGACATCAAGGCCCGCGTGAAGCAGATCCGCGCCCAGATCGAGGAGACCACCTCCTCCTACGACCGCGAGAAGCTCCAGGAGCGCCTGGCCAAGATCGTGGGCGGCGTCGCCGTGATCAACGTCGGTGCGGCCACCGAGACCGAGATGAAGGAGAAGAAGGCCCGCGTCGAGGACGCCCTGAACGCCACCCGCGCTGCCGTTGAAGAAGGCATCGTCCCCGGCGGCGGCGTGGCCCTGGTGCGCTGCCTGAAGGCCCTGGACAAGGTGAAGGCCGTCGACGACGACGAGACCGCCGGCATCGAGATCGTGAAGCGCGCCTGCGAGGCGCCCCTGCGCCAGATCTCCGGCAACGCCGGCTTCGAAGGCTCCATCGTGGTGGCCAAGGTGGCCGACGGCAAGGACGGCTTCGGCTTCAACGCCGCCACCGGCGACTACGAAGACCTGATCAAGGCCGGCGTCATCGACCCCAAGAAGGTCACCCGCATCGCCCTGCAGAACGCCGCCTCGGTCTCAGGCCTGCTGCTCACCACCGAGTGCGCCATCGCCGAGAAGCCCGAGCCCAAGAAGGACATGCCCGCCATGCCCGGCGGCGGCATGGGCGGCATGGGCGGCATGTACTAGGCCCACGCCTGGAACAAGCCAACCAACGCTGAATGACGAGGCCCCGGACCGCAAGGTTCGGGGCCTTTTTGCATCGCCCCCCGCGTGCCATCACGGGCTGCGCATGCGGGGTGACCACTGTGTTGTCCGGATCAATTGCGGGACGGTTGCATTCGCAAACTACCGAAACGTTTGTCGCGAGACGGCGAACAGCTTTGTCTGATCATCAGTTCGTCATCCCGGCGTGGCGCACCGATGACTCCGCGAAGATTTCACGCAACTCTGAAGCCTTGTGCCCCCTCCAGCATGACGCGCTCCACCGACCACTTCACCACACCGACTGTCTTCATTTGTTTGGATAGAGCCACGCATTCAAAAGACCAAAAAAGAAGAACACTCCAGCAAGAATTCGTTGATGATAATGAGCCGCAACAACAAACAACGCAAAACAACCACTCACAACGACGAACCACA contains:
- the groL gene encoding chaperonin GroEL (60 kDa chaperone family; promotes refolding of misfolded polypeptides especially under stressful conditions; forms two stacked rings of heptamers to form a barrel-shaped 14mer; ends can be capped by GroES; misfolded proteins enter the barrel where they are refolded when GroES binds); amino-acid sequence: MSAKEILYDAQAREKLKKGVDKLANAVKVTLGPKGRNVVIEKSFGSPVITKDGVTVAKEIELSDKFENMGAQMVKEVASKTSDVAGDGTTTATILAQAVFQEGVKLVAAGRNPMAIKRGIDKAVEAMVAELGVLAKPTRDQKEIAQVGTISANSDATIGNIIAEAMNKVGKEGVITVEEAKGLETTLDVVEGMQFDRGYLSPYFVTDPEKMVCELDDPFILINEKKVSSMKDLLPVLEQVAKMAKPLLIVAEDVEGEALATLVVNKLRGTLQVCAVKAPGFGDRRKAMLQDIAILTGGQAVSEDLGIKLENIGLADLGRAKRVVIDKENTTIIDGAGKAEDIKARVKQIRAQIEETTSSYDREKLQERLAKIVGGVAVINVGAATETEMKEKKARVEDALNATRAAVEEGIVPGGGVALVRCLKALDKVKAVDDDETAGIEIVKRACEAPLRQISGNAGFEGSIVVAKVADGKDGFGFNAATGDYEDLIKAGVIDPKKVTRIALQNAASVSGLLLTTECAIAEKPEPKKDMPAMPGGGMGGMGGMY
- the groES gene encoding co-chaperone GroES; the protein is MKLKPLNDRVLVKRLEEEMVTKGGIIIPDSAKEKPMRGEVIAVGPGKVGDDGKRCKPAVEKGDKVLFNKYAGTEIKIEGEEHLMMREDDILAVIED